Below is a window of Lebetimonas sp. JH292 DNA.
TTGCCGGCCAAAGCCGGGAGAAACAATCAAGGTAGAATTACATCAAGACACAGACAGGCAGGAGCTAAAAAACTATATAGAATTATCGATTTCAAAAGAAATAAATTCGGAGTTCCTGGAAAAGTTACAACAATTGAATACGATCCGTACAGAAATTGTAGAATCTGCTTAATCACTTATGCTGACGGGGATAAAAGATATATTATTCAACCTGAAGGGCTAAAAATCGGAGATACTGTAATTGCTGCGGAAGCAGGACTTGATATATTGCCAGGAAATGCAATGAAGCTTAAAAACATTCCGGTGGGTACTGTGGTTCACAATATAGAACTTAAACCCGGAAAAGGCGGTCAAATTGCAAGAGCCGCAGGAAACAGCTGCCAAATTATGGGTAGGGAAGAAAAATATGTAATTGTGAGATTACCTAGCGGCGAAATGAGAAAAATTTTAGGAGAATGTATGGCAACTATCGGTGTTGTCGGAAATGCCGATTATCAAAATATCACTGTAGGTAAAGCAGGTAGAAGCAGACACAAAGGTATCAGACCTCAAACAAGAGGTATTGCCATGAACCCGGTTGATCATCCACACGGTGGTGGTGAAGGTAGAAGCAAAGGTAACCATCCTGTAACACCTTGGGGAATGCCTACTAAAGGTTTCAAAACAAGAAAGAAAAAACAAAGTGACAAATACATCATTTCAAGAAGAAAGAAATAAGGATAAACGATGGCAAGAAGCACTAAAAAAGGTCCTTTTGTTGATGAACATTTAATGAAAAAAGTTTTAAAAGCAAAAGAAGAAAAAAATCCAAAACCAATTAAAACCTGGTCAAGAAGAAGTACAATTGTTCCGGAAATGATTGGACTTACAATCAATGTACACAATGGTAGAGACTTTGTCCCTGTTTATGTTACTGAAAGACATATCGGTTTTAAACTTGGTGAGTTTGCGCCGACCAGAACTTTCAGAGGGCACAAAGGTTCTGTTCAAAAGAAAATAGGTAAGTAAGGATAGGTGATGAGTAAAGCAGTATTAAAATTTATAAGACTTTCACCAACTAAAGCAAGATTAATAGCAAAAGAAATTCAGGGATTAAATGCTGAAGAGGCACTTGCAAAATTAGAATTTATGCCAAACAAAGCTGCAAGAGTAATTGCAAAAGTTGTTGCAAGTGCTGTTGCAAACGGTGGATATGACGCAAACGAAGTTAAAATTACTTCATGCAGAGTTGACAGAGGTCCTTATCTAAAAAGATTCAGACCAAGAGCTAGAGGTATGGCAAGTAAAATTCAAAAACCAACAGCTCATATTTACGTAGAAGTTGAAAAGGAAAGCTAATGGGTCAAAAAACAAATCCTATAGGACTAAGACTTGGAATAAACAGGAACTGGAGAAGTAGATGGTTTATTAACTATAACACTATGCCTGAGAATGTATTAAGTGATTATGAACTTAGAAAATTTCTAAAGAAAAAACTTTATTATGCCGGAATTAGTGATATTATTATCGAAAGAACAGCCAAAAAAATAAGAATTACTATTTTTGCCGCAAAACCAGGAATAATTATCGGCAAAGGCGGAAGCGAAATTGAAGCCTTAAAAAAAGAACTTCAAAATAAAATAGGTGATAAAGAACTTATTTTAAACATTAAAGAAGAAAGAAAACCTCAAATCAGTGCGCAGTTGGCGGCTGAAAATATTGCTACTCAGATAGAAAGAAGGGTGGCATTCAGAAGAGCTATGAAAAAAGCTATTCAAAACGCTTTAAAATCTGGCGCAAAAGGAATTAAAGTTCAGGTTGCCGGAAGATTAAACGGAGCCGAAATGGCAAGAACCGAATGGTATCTTGAAGGCAGGGTTCCTCTTCATACATTAAGAGCGAAAATTGATTACGGTTTTGCCGAGGCTTTAACTACATACGGAATTATTGGCGTTAAAGTCTGGATATTCAAAGGTGAAGTTTTACAAAGAAGAAACCAAGAAGCAGCTTCTATAGAGGAAAGAAAGCCTCAAAGAAGAAGAAAAGGACGAAGACATGTTAATGCCAAAAAGAACTAAATACAGAAAACAACAAAAAGGTAGAAACAAAGGAAAAGCCTATAGAGGAAGTTCTCTTGCATTTGGTACATATGGGTTAAAAGCAACTGAGCTTGGAAGAATTAATTCAAGACAAATTGAAGCCGGAAGGGTTGCACTTACCAGAACAATGAAAAGAACAGGTAAAGTTTGGATTAGAGTATTTCCTGACAAACCTTTAACTTCTAAACCTGTTGGGGTTAGGATGGGTAAAGGTAAAGGTAGCGTGGAAGAGTGGGTTATGAATATTAAACCCGGAAGAATTATTTTCGAACTTACCGGTGTTGATAATGAAACTGCCGTTAGGGCGTTAACTCTTGCAGCTGCAAAATTACCTTTTAAAACAAAAATTATTTCAATGGAGAATGAAAATGAGCTATACTAAATTGAATGTAGCGGATTTGCTTGCAAAGAGTGAAGCGGAATTACAGGAGCTTCTAAAAAATAAAAAAATGGAACTGTTTGAGACAAGAATGAAATTAAAAACTATGCAATTGCAGGACACATCACTTGTTTCTAAAATCAGAAAAGATATCGCAAGAATTAAAACTGCGATGAGACAAAAAAGGGGTAACTAATGCCTAAAAGAATTATTACTGGAAAAGTTATTAAAAAAACTGGTGATAAAACTATAAATGTTTTAGTGGAAAGAAAAGTTTTACATCCAAAATATCATAAAATTGTTAAAAAATTTAAAAAATATCTTGTTCATGATGAAAATAACCAAGCAAATGTTGGTGATGTTGTTAGTGCAATTGAACACAGACCAATTTCCAAAAGAAAATCTTTTGTATTAAAAGAGATTCTTGAAAGAGGAGAATAAGAATGATTCAACCATTTACAAGACTAAAAGTTGCCGATAACAGCGGTGCTAAGGAAATTATGTGTATCAAGGTTTTGGGTGGCTCAAAAAGAAGATATGCCTCAGTAGGCGATATTATCATAGCTTCTGTAAAAAAAGCCATTCCGAACGGAAAAGTTAAAAAAGGTCAGGTTGTAAAAGCAGTAATTGTAAGAACTAATAAAGAAGTTCAAAGAGAAAACGGCTCATTAATCAGATTTGACGATAACGCTGCTGTTGTTATAGATGATAAAAAAGAGCCGGTTGGTACAAGAATTTTTGGTCCTATTGCCAGGGAAGTCAGATATGAAGGTTTCCAAAAAATTACATCACTTGCTCCGGAGGTGCTATAATGGCTGCTAGAAAAAACTTACCTCCTAAATTTAAAATTAAAAAAGGCGACAGCGTAAAAGTAATCGCCGGAGATGACAGAGGTAAAACGGGTGAAGTTTTAAAAGTTATTCCAAAAGAGGCTAAAGTAATAGTTAAAGGTGTGAATATTGTTAAAAAGGCTGTTAAGCCGACTGAAGCTAACCCAAAAGGTGGGTTTGAATATATTGAAAAACCTATTCACATTTCAAACGTAAAAAAAGTAGAAGGCTAAGAGATGTTTGAAGTACAAGAAAAATATTTAAAAGAAGTTAGAGATAAATTGGCTCAAGAGTTTGATATTAAAAATCCAATGCTTATACCTAATATTGAAAAAATAGTGGTTAGTGCCGGTGTGGGCGAAGGTGCCAAAGATAAAAAATTTCTTGAAAGCGTAGCGGATACGCTTACAATAATTACCGGACAAAAAGCTGTAATTACCCCTGCTAAAAAATCAGTAGCGGGATTCAAGGTAAGAGAAGGTATGCCTGTTGGTGTTAAGGTTACACTTAGAGGTGAAATGATGTGGAGTTTTCTTCAAAAACTAATCTCTGTTGCACTTCCAAGAGTTAGAGACTTTAAAGGTGTAAAAAGAGACGGGTTTGACGGAAGAGGAAACTTTAACTTTGGACTTAACGAACAATTGGTATTCACAGAAGTAAATTATGATAGTATTATAAAAGTACACGGTATGAATATTAATATTTCAACAACAACAGAAGATGATAAACTTGCACTTAGAATGCTTGAACTTATCGGATTCCCATTTACAAAAGGAAAAGCAAATGGCTAAAAAGAGTATGATAGCTAAAGCTAAAAGAAAACCAAAATTCAAAGTCAGGGCATATACAAGATGCTCAATTTGCGGTAGAGTACATTCAGTTTACAAAGATTTCGGAATTTGCAGAATTTGTCTTAGAAAAATGGCAAATGAGGGGTTACTCCCTGGTGTTAAAAAAGCTAGTTGGTAAAAGGATGCCAAGATGATGAGTGATATTATTGCAGACGGATTAACAAGAATCAGAAATGCCGCCATGAGGGGCATGGAAGTTACAAAGCTTAACTATTCGCGCCTTATGGAAGATGTTTTAAAAGTTTTTCAGGAAAAAGGCTATATAGAAAGTTTTAAAGTAGTGGAAGACGGTAATAAAAAATTTATAAATGTTACACTTAAATATGATGAAAATGGTAATTCCGTTATTAATGAACTTAAAA
It encodes the following:
- the rplB gene encoding 50S ribosomal protein L2, whose protein sequence is MGIKTYKPYTPSRRFMSSLDNSDITSKPTVKKLLIKLPAKAGRNNQGRITSRHRQAGAKKLYRIIDFKRNKFGVPGKVTTIEYDPYRNCRICLITYADGDKRYIIQPEGLKIGDTVIAAEAGLDILPGNAMKLKNIPVGTVVHNIELKPGKGGQIARAAGNSCQIMGREEKYVIVRLPSGEMRKILGECMATIGVVGNADYQNITVGKAGRSRHKGIRPQTRGIAMNPVDHPHGGGEGRSKGNHPVTPWGMPTKGFKTRKKKQSDKYIISRRKK
- the rpsS gene encoding 30S ribosomal protein S19, whose protein sequence is MARSTKKGPFVDEHLMKKVLKAKEEKNPKPIKTWSRRSTIVPEMIGLTINVHNGRDFVPVYVTERHIGFKLGEFAPTRTFRGHKGSVQKKIGK
- the rplV gene encoding 50S ribosomal protein L22, which produces MSKAVLKFIRLSPTKARLIAKEIQGLNAEEALAKLEFMPNKAARVIAKVVASAVANGGYDANEVKITSCRVDRGPYLKRFRPRARGMASKIQKPTAHIYVEVEKES
- the rpsC gene encoding 30S ribosomal protein S3 encodes the protein MGQKTNPIGLRLGINRNWRSRWFINYNTMPENVLSDYELRKFLKKKLYYAGISDIIIERTAKKIRITIFAAKPGIIIGKGGSEIEALKKELQNKIGDKELILNIKEERKPQISAQLAAENIATQIERRVAFRRAMKKAIQNALKSGAKGIKVQVAGRLNGAEMARTEWYLEGRVPLHTLRAKIDYGFAEALTTYGIIGVKVWIFKGEVLQRRNQEAASIEERKPQRRRKGRRHVNAKKN
- the rplP gene encoding 50S ribosomal protein L16; translated protein: MLMPKRTKYRKQQKGRNKGKAYRGSSLAFGTYGLKATELGRINSRQIEAGRVALTRTMKRTGKVWIRVFPDKPLTSKPVGVRMGKGKGSVEEWVMNIKPGRIIFELTGVDNETAVRALTLAAAKLPFKTKIISMENENELY
- the rpmC gene encoding 50S ribosomal protein L29, giving the protein MSYTKLNVADLLAKSEAELQELLKNKKMELFETRMKLKTMQLQDTSLVSKIRKDIARIKTAMRQKRGN
- the rpsQ gene encoding 30S ribosomal protein S17 yields the protein MPKRIITGKVIKKTGDKTINVLVERKVLHPKYHKIVKKFKKYLVHDENNQANVGDVVSAIEHRPISKRKSFVLKEILERGE
- the rplN gene encoding 50S ribosomal protein L14; translated protein: MIQPFTRLKVADNSGAKEIMCIKVLGGSKRRYASVGDIIIASVKKAIPNGKVKKGQVVKAVIVRTNKEVQRENGSLIRFDDNAAVVIDDKKEPVGTRIFGPIAREVRYEGFQKITSLAPEVL
- the rplX gene encoding 50S ribosomal protein L24, with the translated sequence MAARKNLPPKFKIKKGDSVKVIAGDDRGKTGEVLKVIPKEAKVIVKGVNIVKKAVKPTEANPKGGFEYIEKPIHISNVKKVEG
- the rplE gene encoding 50S ribosomal protein L5, which gives rise to MFEVQEKYLKEVRDKLAQEFDIKNPMLIPNIEKIVVSAGVGEGAKDKKFLESVADTLTIITGQKAVITPAKKSVAGFKVREGMPVGVKVTLRGEMMWSFLQKLISVALPRVRDFKGVKRDGFDGRGNFNFGLNEQLVFTEVNYDSIIKVHGMNINISTTTEDDKLALRMLELIGFPFTKGKANG
- a CDS encoding type Z 30S ribosomal protein S14 → MAKKSMIAKAKRKPKFKVRAYTRCSICGRVHSVYKDFGICRICLRKMANEGLLPGVKKASW
- the rpsH gene encoding 30S ribosomal protein S8, with product MMSDIIADGLTRIRNAAMRGMEVTKLNYSRLMEDVLKVFQEKGYIESFKVVEDGNKKFINVTLKYDENGNSVINELKKISKPGRRVYKGYEDIKRFKNGFGTLVVSTNKGVLANDEAYKLKVGGEVICSIW